Proteins from a genomic interval of Mycolicibacterium grossiae:
- a CDS encoding ABC transporter ATP-binding protein/permease, which produces MARGLQGAMMRGFGARDHQVTVTDTQYLAPHFLRLSLVSPTVFDDAAAEPTSWLRFWFPDPDGSDTEYQRAYTISGADPQTGHFTIDVVLHEPAGPASAWARTAEPGATIMAMSMGSKGFRVADDPADRPAGYLLIGDPASTPAINGIIAAVPHDIPIEAYLEQQHDDDALIPLAEHPRLRVHRVPRTDATSLAAALQARDWSNWYAWAGPEATALKHVRTRLRDDFGFPKQEIHAQAYWTEGRAMGSRRGDEPAPAARAATPPPAADAPAVPAQAAVVATSDRPSGTWRAQAAGRLLSPLKTPLLVSGALQGVITLLQLAPFVLLVELARLLLTGAGSARLWTLGIAAVVLLGVGTSMAAALTLWLHRIDARFAHDLRGRLLTKMSRLPLGWFTARGSGTVKQLMRDDTASLHYLVTHAIPDAVAAVVAPVAVLVYLFAVDWRIALVLFGPVLTYLVLMSVMTIQSGNRIAAAPRWAERMNAEAGAYLDGQPVVRVFGGAAASSFRRRLDEYIAFLVAWQRPFVGKKTLMDLVTRPSTFLWLIMAVATPLIASGSMPAVDVLPFLLLGTTFGARLLGIGYGLGGIQSGMLAARRVQTVLDEPDLHDGRVCTADDTPAAPAGRGTVRFEGVTFGYRPEVPVLHDVTLSLRPGTVTALVGPSGSGKSTLAALLARFHDVQHGSITVDGADIRTLTADELYRRVGFVLQETQLVHDTAAANIALAEPDSPAERITAAARDAQIHGRILRLPDGYDTVLDGGTGLSGGERQRLTIARAIVADTPVLILDEATAFADPESEYLVQQALNRLTADRTVLVIAHRLHTVTHADQIVVLDHGRIAEIGTHDELLAAHGRYRALWDTGNRPAAQEVRS; this is translated from the coding sequence ATGGCACGCGGCCTCCAGGGCGCGATGATGCGCGGCTTCGGCGCGCGCGACCACCAGGTGACCGTCACGGACACCCAATACCTCGCTCCGCACTTCCTGCGCCTGTCCCTGGTCTCGCCGACGGTGTTCGACGACGCCGCGGCGGAACCGACGTCGTGGCTGCGCTTCTGGTTCCCCGACCCGGACGGGAGCGACACCGAGTACCAGCGCGCGTACACGATCAGCGGCGCCGATCCGCAGACCGGCCACTTCACCATCGACGTCGTCCTGCACGAGCCCGCAGGACCCGCCTCGGCCTGGGCGCGGACCGCCGAGCCGGGCGCCACGATCATGGCGATGTCGATGGGCAGCAAGGGCTTCCGCGTCGCCGACGACCCCGCCGACCGGCCCGCCGGTTACCTGCTGATCGGCGACCCGGCGTCGACGCCCGCGATCAACGGCATCATCGCCGCCGTACCGCACGACATTCCGATCGAGGCCTACCTCGAACAGCAGCACGACGACGATGCGCTCATCCCGCTCGCCGAGCATCCCCGGCTGCGGGTGCACCGCGTGCCGCGCACCGACGCGACGTCGCTGGCCGCGGCGCTGCAGGCGCGCGACTGGTCGAACTGGTACGCCTGGGCGGGCCCGGAGGCGACGGCACTCAAGCACGTCCGCACCCGGCTGCGTGACGACTTCGGCTTCCCCAAACAGGAGATCCACGCCCAGGCCTACTGGACCGAGGGCCGTGCCATGGGCAGCCGGCGCGGTGACGAACCGGCGCCCGCCGCCCGTGCAGCAACCCCGCCACCGGCCGCCGACGCCCCGGCCGTCCCGGCCCAGGCGGCCGTCGTCGCGACGTCCGACCGGCCGAGCGGCACCTGGCGCGCCCAGGCCGCGGGACGGCTGCTGAGCCCACTGAAGACGCCGCTGCTGGTGTCCGGTGCGCTGCAGGGCGTCATCACGCTGCTGCAGCTGGCGCCCTTCGTGCTGCTGGTGGAACTGGCCCGCCTGCTGCTCACCGGGGCCGGGTCGGCCCGGCTGTGGACGCTCGGGATCGCCGCGGTGGTCCTGCTGGGGGTGGGCACCTCGATGGCGGCGGCGCTGACGCTGTGGCTGCATCGCATCGACGCCCGCTTCGCGCACGATCTGCGCGGCCGGCTGCTGACCAAGATGTCGCGACTTCCCCTGGGCTGGTTCACCGCTCGCGGTTCGGGCACGGTGAAGCAGCTCATGCGCGACGACACCGCGAGCCTGCACTACCTGGTGACCCACGCGATTCCCGACGCCGTCGCCGCCGTGGTCGCACCGGTCGCGGTGCTGGTGTACCTCTTCGCCGTCGACTGGCGCATCGCGCTGGTGCTGTTCGGCCCGGTGCTGACGTATTTGGTGCTGATGTCGGTGATGACGATCCAGTCCGGCAACCGCATCGCCGCGGCCCCGCGGTGGGCCGAGCGGATGAACGCCGAAGCCGGCGCCTACCTCGACGGCCAGCCCGTGGTCCGGGTATTCGGTGGGGCCGCGGCGTCGAGCTTCCGCCGCCGGCTCGACGAGTACATCGCGTTCCTGGTGGCCTGGCAGCGCCCGTTCGTCGGCAAGAAGACCCTGATGGACCTCGTCACGCGGCCATCGACGTTCCTGTGGCTGATCATGGCCGTCGCGACGCCGCTCATCGCGTCGGGATCGATGCCGGCGGTCGACGTGCTGCCGTTCCTGTTGCTGGGCACCACCTTCGGCGCGCGACTGCTCGGCATCGGCTACGGACTGGGCGGCATTCAGAGCGGCATGCTGGCGGCGCGGCGGGTCCAGACCGTCCTCGACGAACCCGATCTGCACGACGGTCGGGTCTGCACGGCCGACGACACCCCTGCGGCACCGGCGGGCCGCGGCACCGTGCGGTTCGAGGGCGTCACCTTCGGCTACCGCCCGGAGGTCCCCGTCCTGCACGACGTCACGCTGAGCCTGCGCCCGGGGACGGTGACCGCCCTGGTGGGCCCGTCGGGCTCGGGCAAGTCGACGCTCGCCGCGCTGCTCGCGCGCTTCCACGACGTGCAGCACGGGTCGATCACGGTGGACGGCGCGGACATCCGGACCCTGACGGCCGACGAGCTGTACCGCCGCGTCGGCTTCGTGCTGCAGGAGACGCAGCTGGTGCACGACACGGCCGCCGCGAACATCGCGCTCGCCGAACCCGACTCGCCCGCCGAGCGCATCACCGCCGCGGCGCGCGACGCCCAGATCCACGGCCGCATCCTCCGGTTGCCCGACGGCTACGACACCGTCCTCGACGGAGGAACCGGCCTGTCCGGTGGGGAGAGGCAGCGCCTGACGATCGCGCGGGCGATCGTCGCCGACACGCCGGTGCTGATCCTCGACGAGGCCACCGCGTTCGCCGACCCGGAGTCGGAGTACCTGGTGCAGCAGGCGCTGAACCGGCTGACGGCCGACCGCACGGTGCTGGTGATCGCGCACCGGCTGCACACCGTCACCCACGCCGACCAGATCGTCGTCCTCGACCACGGCCGGATCGCCGAGATCGGCACCCACGACGAACTGCTCGCGGCGCACGGCCGGTACCGCGCGCTGTGGGACACGGGCAACCGACCCGCGGCGCAGGAGGTCCGGTCGTGA
- a CDS encoding MarR family transcriptional regulator, translating to MQQRAPRASDEAIGDLIDHAVDLTVRFLSDRADLTASAAFALNRLHREGPLRLTTLASREGISQPSMTQLIQRLERHDLVAKIPDPHDGRVAMVGITDEGVALIDARLGKRRERLDRLLALADDEDYDALVLASRVALPVLRRLIATAEAQPGCTDPPGPAEAPTDDRGERP from the coding sequence GTGCAGCAGCGCGCTCCCCGTGCCTCCGACGAGGCGATCGGTGATCTCATCGACCACGCGGTCGACCTCACCGTGCGCTTCCTCAGCGACCGCGCGGACCTGACCGCCTCGGCGGCCTTCGCGCTCAACCGCCTGCACCGCGAGGGGCCGCTGCGGCTGACCACCCTCGCCTCCCGCGAGGGCATCAGCCAGCCGTCGATGACGCAGCTCATCCAACGACTGGAACGCCACGACCTCGTCGCCAAGATCCCCGATCCGCACGACGGCCGCGTCGCCATGGTCGGGATCACCGACGAGGGCGTGGCGCTGATCGACGCGCGCCTCGGCAAGCGCCGCGAGCGCCTCGACCGACTGCTGGCCCTGGCCGACGACGAGGACTACGACGCCCTGGTGCTCGCCAGCCGCGTCGCGCTGCCCGTGCTCCGGCGACTCATCGCCACGGCCGAGGCCCAGCCGGGGTGCACCGACCCGCCGGGACCCGCCGAGGCACCCACCGACGACCGAGGGGAACGACCATGA
- a CDS encoding MmpS family transport accessory protein has translation MRRPHVGRALAKVWIPLVLLVVLAVSGLVVSRLHRQFASEDLNANAGAGIEIVQFNPKVMVYDVWGAPGTSAQVSYFDPDANVHTLDVALPWSVTLSTTLPTVSANILVRADADQIGCRVTVNGTVRDERTASGEDAQTYCLVKSA, from the coding sequence ATGAGACGACCGCACGTGGGCCGGGCCCTGGCGAAGGTGTGGATTCCCCTGGTCCTCCTCGTGGTCCTCGCCGTGTCCGGGCTGGTGGTGTCGCGGCTGCACCGGCAGTTCGCCTCCGAGGACCTCAACGCCAACGCAGGAGCGGGAATCGAGATCGTACAGTTCAACCCCAAAGTGATGGTCTACGACGTCTGGGGCGCCCCCGGCACGTCGGCGCAGGTCAGCTACTTCGACCCGGACGCCAACGTGCACACCCTCGACGTGGCGCTGCCATGGTCGGTGACGCTGTCCACGACGTTGCCGACGGTCAGCGCCAACATCCTGGTGCGGGCCGATGCCGATCAGATCGGCTGCCGCGTCACGGTCAACGGCACCGTCCGCGACGAACGCACCGCCAGCGGTGAAGACGCCCAGACCTACTGCCTGGTGAAGTCGGCATGA
- a CDS encoding MMPL/RND family transporter → MIRRRFAHAPVKHEKGHPVGRALRLFAIPILLFWIGIAVVVNVVAPQLEIVGEEHSAPMTPDDAPSVLAMKQMGANFGEFDSNSTIMVVVEGDQPLGPDAHRYYDQIVGKLRADPSHVQHLQDFWGDTLTAAGAQSADGKAAYVMLNLAGEQGQTLANQGVDEVRKVIADTPAPPGVHAYVAGPAALTDDMHVIGNASLGEITLYTLVAIAFMLLVVYRSIVTTLVQLFLTAIGLLTSRGVISVLAENGAFGLTTFAGNILTMLAIAAATDYGIFLFGRYREARSAGEDRDTAYHTTFRSVTPVIIGSGLTIAGATYCLSFARLPYFSTMGEPVAIGMVVVVAAAVTLGPAVLFLGSRIGLFESKRDARSRFWRRVGTAVVRWPAPIMVASAFVVLIGLVAIPGYTPAYNDRYYLPADAPVNVGYAAADRHFTQARMNPDIIMVEADHDMRNPGDMLVLNSISRNVMHSQGIAMVQSITRPLGIPIQHSSIPFQTSISGQVQNQNLPFQRDQLANMKKMADATQANIDIMEQQYALSLKQTQLTEDSAQKSRDLLAITEQVRDNIANFDDEFRPLRNYFYWEPHCFDIPMCAALRSLFDSLDGINELTDAQGAVQGNTDQLADLAPKLTALLPQTIATMKQTLALTLASYDSQKALLDQMGAMNDTALAMGAAFDTAKNDDLFFLPPEAFTNPDFERGLKMFLSPDGKSARMFITHQSDPATVEGISRVDSERQAAQDAIKMTSLSNAKILVGGTAATYKDMADGAKYDLMIAVVSALTLIFMIMLILTRSVVAAATIVGTAASSIAASFGISVLIWQDLFGIHIHWLVMLMSVIILLAVGADYNLLLVHRFREEIHAGLKTGIIRSMAGTGGVVTSAGLVFAATMAAMLGSDLVVLAQMGSTIAIGLLVDTLVVRSFLMPSIATLLGRWFWWPQVVYPRGDNHFLPPSAPRTAPPQPPAPTGDDADTAALPAGR, encoded by the coding sequence ATGATTCGAAGGAGATTCGCACACGCCCCGGTGAAGCACGAGAAGGGCCACCCCGTCGGCCGGGCGCTGCGCCTGTTCGCCATCCCGATCCTGCTGTTCTGGATCGGCATCGCCGTCGTCGTCAACGTCGTGGCGCCGCAGCTCGAGATCGTCGGCGAGGAGCACTCCGCGCCCATGACGCCCGACGACGCGCCGTCGGTGCTGGCGATGAAGCAGATGGGCGCCAACTTCGGCGAATTCGACTCCAACAGCACCATCATGGTCGTCGTCGAGGGTGACCAGCCGCTCGGCCCGGACGCGCACCGGTACTACGACCAGATCGTCGGCAAGCTGCGCGCCGATCCCTCGCACGTGCAGCACCTGCAGGACTTCTGGGGGGACACGCTGACCGCCGCCGGCGCGCAGAGCGCCGACGGCAAGGCCGCCTACGTCATGCTCAACCTCGCCGGTGAGCAGGGCCAGACGCTGGCGAACCAGGGCGTCGACGAGGTCCGCAAGGTCATCGCCGACACCCCCGCACCACCGGGCGTGCACGCCTACGTCGCGGGGCCGGCCGCGCTCACCGACGACATGCACGTCATCGGCAACGCCAGCCTGGGCGAGATCACGCTGTACACCCTCGTCGCGATCGCGTTCATGCTGCTGGTCGTCTACCGCTCGATCGTGACGACGCTGGTGCAGCTCTTCCTCACCGCCATCGGCCTGCTGACCTCGCGCGGGGTCATCTCGGTGCTGGCGGAGAACGGCGCGTTCGGGTTGACGACGTTCGCCGGCAACATCCTCACCATGCTGGCGATCGCCGCGGCGACCGACTACGGCATCTTCCTGTTCGGCCGCTACCGGGAGGCGCGCAGCGCCGGCGAGGACCGGGACACCGCCTACCACACCACCTTCCGCTCGGTGACCCCGGTGATCATCGGCTCCGGTCTGACGATCGCCGGCGCCACCTACTGCCTGTCCTTCGCGCGCCTGCCGTACTTCTCCACCATGGGCGAGCCGGTCGCCATCGGCATGGTCGTGGTGGTGGCCGCCGCGGTGACCCTCGGACCGGCGGTGTTGTTCTTGGGCAGCAGGATCGGGCTGTTCGAGTCCAAGCGCGACGCGCGCAGCAGGTTCTGGCGCCGCGTCGGTACCGCCGTCGTGCGGTGGCCTGCGCCGATCATGGTGGCCAGCGCGTTCGTGGTGCTGATCGGGCTGGTCGCCATCCCCGGGTACACGCCCGCCTACAACGACCGCTACTACCTGCCGGCGGACGCGCCGGTGAACGTCGGGTACGCCGCCGCCGACCGGCACTTCACCCAGGCCCGGATGAACCCCGACATCATCATGGTCGAAGCCGATCACGACATGCGCAATCCCGGCGACATGCTGGTGCTCAACTCGATCAGCCGCAACGTCATGCACAGTCAGGGCATCGCGATGGTGCAGAGCATCACGCGCCCGCTCGGCATCCCGATCCAGCACAGCTCGATCCCGTTCCAGACGAGCATCTCCGGTCAGGTGCAGAACCAGAACCTGCCGTTCCAGCGCGATCAGCTCGCGAACATGAAGAAGATGGCCGACGCGACGCAGGCCAACATCGACATCATGGAGCAGCAGTACGCACTGTCGCTGAAACAGACGCAGCTGACCGAGGATTCGGCACAGAAGTCCCGTGACCTGCTGGCGATCACCGAGCAGGTTCGCGACAACATCGCGAACTTCGACGACGAGTTCCGCCCGCTGCGCAACTACTTCTACTGGGAACCGCACTGCTTCGACATCCCGATGTGCGCGGCGCTGCGGTCGCTGTTCGATTCACTCGACGGCATCAACGAACTCACCGACGCCCAGGGTGCGGTACAGGGCAACACCGATCAACTGGCCGACCTGGCACCGAAGTTGACGGCGCTGCTGCCGCAGACCATCGCGACCATGAAGCAGACGCTGGCCCTGACGCTGGCGTCCTACGATTCGCAGAAGGCGTTGCTCGACCAGATGGGCGCCATGAACGACACCGCGCTCGCGATGGGCGCGGCGTTCGACACCGCCAAGAACGACGACCTGTTCTTCCTGCCACCGGAGGCCTTCACCAACCCCGACTTCGAGCGCGGCCTGAAGATGTTCCTCTCCCCCGACGGCAAGAGTGCGCGGATGTTCATCACGCACCAGTCCGATCCCGCCACGGTGGAGGGCATCTCGCGCGTCGACTCCGAGCGGCAGGCGGCGCAGGACGCCATCAAGATGACGTCGCTGTCGAATGCCAAGATCCTCGTCGGCGGCACCGCCGCGACCTACAAGGACATGGCCGACGGCGCGAAGTACGACCTGATGATCGCCGTCGTCTCTGCGCTGACGCTCATCTTCATGATCATGCTGATCCTCACCCGCAGCGTGGTCGCCGCCGCCACCATCGTCGGCACGGCGGCCAGCTCGATCGCGGCGTCATTCGGCATCTCGGTGCTGATCTGGCAGGACCTGTTCGGCATCCACATCCACTGGCTGGTGATGCTGATGTCGGTGATCATCCTGCTGGCGGTCGGCGCGGACTACAACCTGCTGCTGGTGCACCGCTTCCGCGAGGAGATCCACGCCGGGCTCAAGACCGGCATCATCCGGTCGATGGCCGGCACCGGCGGCGTGGTCACCTCCGCGGGCCTGGTGTTCGCGGCGACCATGGCCGCGATGCTGGGCAGCGACCTGGTGGTGCTCGCGCAGATGGGGTCGACGATTGCGATCGGCCTGCTGGTCGACACGCTCGTCGTGCGGTCGTTCCTCATGCCGTCGATCGCCACGCTGCTGGGTCGGTGGTTCTGGTGGCCGCAGGTGGTGTATCCGCGGGGCGACAACCACTTCTTGCCGCCCAGCGCGCCGCGGACGGCACCGCCGCAGCCGCCGGCCCCGACGGGTGACGACGCCGACACCGCGGCCCTCCCCGCCGGGCGGTGA
- a CDS encoding DUF1906 domain-containing protein — MHDVPRDPAPRRPVTRRDALRYAAGAAALAGLGTVALPGTAAAAGPMLIDYAATQIPAEHIKAAGYAGVVNYVSLDRPGSSFGAKPITLPYAQSLSAQGLVIVSNYQYGKPGGTAPSDYTRGQAGGVADARTGWQLHTAAGGGRSAPIYFSVDEDISRQTWNDVALPWFRGINSVIGVQRTGVYGGIDVCQWAIADGVVGASSVPGYRWAWQTKAWSGTKIHPQAVLYQRIVDTASNPGPLVGGARVDVNDVMARDVGQWNLHP, encoded by the coding sequence ATGCACGACGTGCCGCGCGATCCCGCCCCACGGCGCCCCGTGACCCGTCGCGACGCGTTGCGCTATGCCGCCGGGGCGGCGGCGCTCGCCGGACTCGGCACGGTGGCGTTGCCCGGCACCGCCGCGGCCGCCGGTCCCATGCTGATCGACTACGCCGCGACGCAGATCCCGGCCGAGCACATCAAGGCCGCCGGCTACGCGGGCGTCGTCAACTACGTGTCGCTCGACCGGCCGGGATCGTCGTTCGGCGCCAAACCGATCACGCTGCCCTACGCGCAGTCGCTGTCCGCTCAGGGACTGGTCATCGTCAGCAACTACCAGTACGGCAAGCCGGGCGGGACCGCGCCGTCGGACTACACCCGCGGCCAAGCCGGTGGCGTCGCCGACGCGCGCACCGGCTGGCAGCTGCACACCGCGGCGGGCGGCGGCCGCAGCGCGCCCATCTACTTCTCGGTCGACGAGGACATCAGCCGACAGACGTGGAACGACGTGGCGCTGCCGTGGTTCCGCGGGATCAACTCCGTGATCGGCGTGCAACGCACCGGCGTCTACGGCGGGATCGACGTGTGCCAGTGGGCGATCGCCGACGGCGTCGTCGGGGCCTCGAGCGTGCCGGGTTACCGCTGGGCGTGGCAGACGAAGGCGTGGTCGGGCACCAAGATCCATCCGCAGGCCGTCCTGTACCAGCGCATCGTGGACACGGCGTCGAACCCCGGCCCGCTGGTCGGCGGGGCGCGCGTCGACGTCAACGACGTCATGGCCCGCGACGTCGGGCAGTGGAACCTGCACCCCTGA
- a CDS encoding helix-turn-helix transcriptional regulator has product MDPGQLADFLRIRRQALLPEDVGLPAGLRRRTVGLRREEVAALASISTDYYCRMEQRRAPQPSTEVLASLARALRLSLDERDHLFRLAGHHAPARTVSGDEVSAATLRILDRLQDTPAQVMTALGETLVQTPAARALLGDETVHTGLARSVLYRWFTDPAARRVYPESDHALVGRSFTAGARLAYARDGAGSKAAHVVDSLLARSAEFADLWARHDVTQAPELTKRIVHPRLGCLEVQCQSLHDPVTLHVLLVFTAAPGSPSEAKLAALGADPAAYLRDVPAEAAVH; this is encoded by the coding sequence ATGGACCCCGGGCAGCTCGCCGACTTCCTACGCATCCGCCGCCAGGCGCTCCTCCCCGAGGACGTCGGCCTGCCCGCCGGGCTGCGGCGCCGCACCGTCGGCCTGCGTCGCGAGGAGGTCGCGGCGCTCGCCTCGATCTCCACCGACTACTACTGCCGGATGGAGCAGCGCCGCGCGCCGCAGCCGTCGACCGAGGTGCTGGCGTCGCTCGCCCGCGCGCTGCGGTTGTCGCTCGACGAACGCGACCACCTGTTCCGGCTCGCCGGCCACCACGCCCCGGCCCGCACGGTGAGCGGTGACGAGGTCAGCGCGGCCACGCTGCGGATCCTGGACCGGCTGCAGGACACTCCCGCGCAGGTGATGACCGCCCTCGGCGAGACGCTGGTGCAGACGCCCGCGGCCCGCGCGCTGCTCGGCGACGAGACCGTGCACACCGGCCTGGCCCGCAGCGTCCTCTACCGGTGGTTCACCGACCCCGCGGCGCGGCGGGTGTACCCGGAGTCCGATCACGCGCTGGTCGGGCGCTCCTTCACCGCGGGCGCACGCCTGGCGTACGCCCGCGACGGCGCGGGCTCGAAGGCCGCCCACGTCGTCGACTCCCTGCTCGCGCGCAGCGCCGAATTCGCCGACCTATGGGCCCGCCACGACGTCACCCAGGCGCCGGAGCTGACCAAGCGCATCGTCCATCCCCGCCTCGGTTGCCTCGAGGTGCAGTGCCAGAGCCTGCACGATCCGGTGACGCTGCACGTCCTGCTCGTCTTCACCGCTGCGCCCGGCTCGCCGAGCGAGGCCAAGCTGGCCGCCCTCGGCGCCGATCCGGCGGCGTACCTGCGCGATGTGCCCGCCGAGGCCGCGGTGCACTGA
- a CDS encoding SDR family oxidoreductase, giving the protein MDETGTPETWVPALDGRLAVITGGSDGIGLGLAGRLAAAGAEVILPVRNADKGRAAIDRITRAAPGATVTLRRLDLASQQSIADLAGELVAEGRPIHLLVNNAGVMTPPHRQTTADGFELQWGTNHLGHFALTARLLPLLRAGRARVTTQSSIAAASNGINWNDLDFTTSYSAGRAYSQSKIANLMFGLELHRRSAAAGWGVTSTVSHPGITATNLLAAQPHLGRTRDTPAVRVIRALARVGILSQTVDRGLLPALYAAVHPDARSGAFYGPRGFRHLSGPPAEQEVYRPARDAADAARLWEVSERLVGVAFAAV; this is encoded by the coding sequence GTGGATGAGACGGGAACGCCGGAGACCTGGGTGCCGGCACTGGACGGCAGGCTGGCCGTCATCACCGGCGGCAGCGACGGGATCGGCCTCGGGCTGGCCGGGCGGCTGGCTGCGGCCGGCGCCGAGGTGATCCTCCCGGTGCGCAATGCCGACAAGGGCCGCGCCGCCATCGACCGGATCACGCGCGCCGCCCCCGGGGCGACGGTCACGCTGCGCCGCCTCGACCTGGCCTCGCAACAGTCGATCGCCGACCTGGCGGGCGAGCTGGTCGCCGAGGGCCGGCCCATCCACCTGCTCGTCAACAACGCCGGCGTCATGACGCCGCCGCACCGCCAGACGACGGCCGACGGGTTCGAACTGCAATGGGGCACCAACCATCTCGGTCACTTCGCGCTGACCGCCCGCCTGCTGCCACTGTTGCGGGCGGGCCGCGCCCGCGTCACGACCCAGTCGAGCATCGCGGCGGCGTCGAACGGAATCAATTGGAATGACCTCGACTTCACGACGTCGTACTCCGCGGGCCGTGCCTACAGCCAGTCGAAGATCGCCAACCTGATGTTCGGCCTGGAGTTGCACCGGCGCAGCGCGGCGGCCGGCTGGGGCGTGACGAGCACCGTCTCGCATCCCGGCATCACGGCCACCAATCTGCTGGCGGCACAACCACACCTGGGCCGCACCCGCGACACACCCGCGGTCCGGGTGATCCGGGCGCTCGCCCGCGTCGGCATCCTCAGCCAGACGGTCGACCGCGGCCTGCTGCCCGCCCTGTACGCGGCCGTGCACCCCGACGCCCGCAGCGGCGCCTTCTACGGGCCGCGCGGGTTCCGGCACCTGTCCGGGCCGCCCGCGGAGCAGGAGGTGTACCGCCCCGCACGCGACGCCGCCGACGCCGCTCGGCTGTGGGAGGTGTCCGAACGGCTCGTGGGCGTGGCGTTCGCCGCCGTCTGA
- a CDS encoding TetR family transcriptional regulator translates to MGSKARRSDVERRAAVDRVLAGERASIVARELGVHPATLYRWSHDASHGAPEPEPADVRLLHATQSLLRDRDYSQITVEEVARSSGVALRTAFHHFESKRDLFRAAVDDAATVLVDAMGQRYRDAQWPSNPSLQLSLFLRLSAEAIYDTPSAHVLFRDLGVPRSDSFALRWHDTFEQAVARLLRTLVGAAAMDSDIDVEAAARAITGAMRGIHAAVFDGADAAQALRIVARLHLTVLPD, encoded by the coding sequence ATGGGATCCAAGGCGCGCCGCAGCGACGTCGAGCGCCGCGCCGCCGTCGACCGCGTCCTCGCGGGTGAGCGCGCATCGATCGTGGCGCGGGAGTTGGGAGTGCACCCGGCCACGCTGTACCGGTGGTCTCACGACGCGTCGCACGGCGCTCCGGAGCCGGAACCCGCGGACGTCCGCTTGCTGCACGCCACGCAGTCCCTGCTACGGGATCGCGACTACAGCCAGATCACCGTCGAGGAGGTGGCCCGGTCTTCCGGCGTCGCGTTGCGTACCGCTTTCCATCACTTCGAGAGCAAACGCGACCTCTTCCGGGCTGCGGTCGACGACGCAGCCACGGTCCTGGTCGACGCCATGGGGCAGCGCTATCGAGACGCCCAATGGCCGTCGAATCCGTCACTGCAGTTGAGCCTCTTCCTCCGGTTGTCGGCCGAAGCCATCTATGACACGCCGTCGGCGCACGTCTTGTTCCGCGACCTCGGGGTTCCGAGGTCGGACAGCTTCGCCCTGCGTTGGCATGACACCTTCGAGCAGGCGGTGGCGCGACTGTTGCGCACGTTGGTCGGCGCCGCAGCAATGGATTCCGACATCGACGTCGAGGCAGCAGCTCGTGCCATCACCGGGGCCATGCGTGGAATACATGCCGCAGTCTTCGACGGTGCGGACGCGGCGCAGGCGCTGCGGATCGTCGCTCGGCTCCACCTGACCGTGCTGCCCGACTGA
- a CDS encoding SDR family NAD(P)-dependent oxidoreductase, whose translation MVEPFHASRALITGASSGIGEAFARALAQRGCDLVLVARRQDRLDALADRLEADHGISCTRIAFDLSVESPGGRLRQLVDGDIDLVINNAGFATQGQFLDVDASDYARVLAVDVAAVVDICHAFLPQMIRRRHGAIMNISSTTAYQPVPSLAVYAAAKSFVLSFSQSLWYEARQHGVTVFSFAPGPTRTEFFDVIGETATAVGRMQTADQVAAAGLRALDRRRTPPSAVSGAGNAVAAALARLVPRRVLMPVLARSLRPLRGSDDPVR comes from the coding sequence ATGGTCGAGCCCTTTCACGCTTCCCGAGCCCTGATCACCGGGGCCAGTTCGGGAATCGGCGAGGCCTTCGCCCGGGCGCTCGCGCAGCGCGGCTGCGACCTCGTCCTGGTGGCCCGACGGCAGGATCGCCTCGACGCACTCGCAGACCGGCTCGAGGCCGATCACGGGATCTCCTGCACCCGAATCGCTTTCGACCTGTCCGTAGAGTCACCCGGCGGCCGGCTGCGCCAACTCGTCGACGGCGATATCGACCTGGTCATCAACAACGCCGGCTTCGCCACCCAGGGGCAGTTCCTCGACGTCGACGCGAGCGACTACGCGCGGGTATTGGCGGTCGACGTCGCAGCGGTCGTCGACATCTGCCATGCCTTTCTCCCTCAGATGATCCGACGCCGTCACGGCGCCATCATGAACATCAGCAGCACGACCGCCTATCAACCAGTACCTTCCCTGGCCGTGTATGCGGCGGCGAAGTCCTTCGTCCTCAGCTTCAGTCAATCGTTGTGGTACGAGGCGAGACAGCACGGGGTCACGGTATTCTCCTTCGCCCCCGGACCTACGCGGACCGAATTCTTCGACGTGATCGGCGAAACCGCCACGGCGGTGGGCCGGATGCAGACCGCCGACCAGGTGGCGGCGGCGGGCCTGCGCGCACTCGATCGCCGCCGCACTCCCCCGTCGGCGGTCTCGGGAGCGGGCAATGCGGTCGCCGCAGCGCTGGCGCGACTGGTCCCCCGGCGCGTACTCATGCCCGTCCTGGCGCGCTCGTTGCGGCCGCTGCGGGGTTCAGACGACCCCGTCCGTTGA